The genomic window TAACAAGCCGTTTCCGTATGTTTTTAAAATAAGGAGGTAGAGTGTAGATAATATAGGAAGCCTCAAGGATGGATAACCATTCCTTTATTGTGTTATTTGATACACCCGTATCTGCTGCAATGGAATTTAAATTAATCAATTGCCCGATTCTTCCAGATAGAAGCCCAATAAAAATCTGGAATTGCTTTGAATTCTTTAAATTTATAAGTTGGCGAACATCTCTTTCCAGATATGTTTGATAATAGTTGGGATAAAATAATGATGGAGGGATATTCTCAGAATAGATCACCGGATAAAAACCATTGAAGCAGCTCACAAAGGGATCCTTATTCAGGAGCCCGGATATTTCTGATTGTGTAAAAGGGTATAATCTTAAATTTCCCGATCGGCCGCTTAATGATTGAGAAATTGCCTGCACCAATAGAGGTTGATGACTGCCGGTCAGTATAAAGTCTGCTTTTTTCTTTCTCTGATCTACAATAGTCTGAATATATGACAGCAATGAAGGGACTCTCTGAATTTCATCAATGACTACCGAACTACTGTATTTATTCAGAAAATCCCTGGGATCAAACTCGGCAAAGCGTCTGGTATCTGGATCTTCAAGCGAGCAGTATTCATACTCTGGAAAGCACAATTTAGTAAGGGTTGTTTTTCCTGATTGACGAGGTCCTGTTATCGTAATGACTGGAAAGTACTTTGCCAGTTCAGCTATATAATGTTCTGCATTCCTACTAATCATGAATTCATTATACTATAGAACAATATTGAATACAAACTTCAATATTGTTCTATAGTATATTCACAAGCCTTTCTCTGCCTCCACATCTTCTCTGGTTTTAGGCTTCTGTTTTCCCAGCAGTCTGGCTCCATTATCCGTTATTACAAAATTCTCTTCATTACGGATTCCACCGAATTCTTTGTATGTTTCCACTCTATCATAGTTGATATAATCACTGAACTTATTTTCTGTTTTCCACAGATCAATCAGGGTCGGAATAAAATAGATTCCCGGCTCAATAGTTAATACAAAACCGGGTTTCAGCTCCTTGGCCAGCCTGAGTGATTTCAGGCCGAACTGCCTGCTTTTCGGCTGCCCGTCATACCCGACATACTCCTCCCCCAGGTCTTCCATATCATGAACATCCAGGCCCATCTGGTGGCCCAGTCCACAGGGAAAAAACAGGGCATGCGCCCCCTGTATCAGAGCCTCTTCTGTATCTCCTTTCATCAGACCAAGGTCTTTCAAGCCGTTCACAATCGTCCGGGCTGACTCATAATAGATATCTTTAAAGGGAATACCGGGTTTTAAGGCAGAAATTGCCGCTTCATGAGATGCCAGACTGATATCATAGATTTCACTCTGGCGCTGGGAAAAAGTGCTGCCTACAGGAATGGTACTGGAAAGATCACCGGCGTATCCCATGGCTGATTCGGCGCCGCTGTCCAGGAGAAATAACTGCCCCTCCTTAAGTTCGTTGCCATGATAATGGTTATGAAGAGTCTCTCCATGAACCGTAGCGATTGCCGGAAAAGAGAGGCGCCCACCTGCAGCAACGGCGATTTCCTGAACCCGGGCCGCCACCAGGGCCTCTGAGATTCCCGGACTGACCATATTCATGGCCGCCACATGCATATCCACACTGGTATTGACCGCTGTTTCAATTTCTGCCAGTTCTTCCTCTGTTTTCACTTCCCTCTGGAGGATCACCGCTTTTATCAACTCCAGAGAAGCAGAATCCTTAATATTATCAGGATCAATTCCCAGCCAACGCCACAGTTTTAGACTGTTTTCAGGCCTGTAGGGGGGAAGGAAATGAATCTGACGATTCTGAGACCGGGCTTTCTTTAGTAAATCATGGAGAGCCTGATTATTGCCTGTATTTGTCACCCCGGCCCGCTGGGCCCTCTCCTTCACAGTGGGCTGTATGCCCATCCAGACAATGTGATCAATTGTCAGATCATCTCCGAAGAGAAACTCTCTGTCTTCATCCACATCGATGATCCCGGTTAAACCGGCCTGATTGAGGCCGAAAAAATAGAGAAAGGAACTGTCCTGGCGGAATGGATAAGTATTATCCCCGAAATTCATGGAACTCTCTTCATTTCCTAGTAGTAAAATGAGTCCGGATCTGACCTTCTTTTTCAGGGTTTCTCTTCTTAGAGCATAGGTATTTGGTTGAAACAACAGAATCTCCTTATTTCCCCGGCTGAGGATTGTATTATAATATTTGTGACATCATAGAGGAACGAGACAAACCGGAGTCCCTATCTTTAAAGCAGGGGTCCACTCATTCAGGGACAGACCTGTCTCAGGATCGATCCGGCAACATTGGATATCACTTGAATCCTGATTGCCAATGAGAAGCCATTTCCCGTCGGGACTGAATGTAAAATCCCTGGGTGTCTTCCCGCGGCTGCTGAACTCATCCACTTTATGAACCGAAGCTGAATTATCAGACCGATCCAGGCTGAATACAGTAATGGAATCTACAAAGCGGTTGGAGACATAAAGAGTATTTCCAGAGGGGTGAATCTTAATGGCGGCAGGAGCCGCTTTTGCCCTGTCATCCACTGCGGCAGTATGATGCTCTTCAAGGATTTCCATCCTCCCCTTCTCTTCTCCATCTTCAAATATGTGGGCGACAAGGAGCTTAGGCTGTAATTCACAGAGAATGTAAGCCAGAGAAGACTGTCCATCCATCACCATATGACGGGGACCATAACCCTTCGGAACTTCCAGTGCAGTCTCCTGCTTCAAATCAGGAGACTTAAGATCATGCATCCAGATTCTGTCACTGCCAAGATCGCAGACATAGAGTTTATTCTCATAATTATCAGGACACAGCTGATGGGCATGGGGTCCTTCCTGTCTTTCAAGGTTCGGACCATTTCCTTTGTATTGAAAGATATGCTGCCGTCTTTCGGGGAGACTGTTCTTTAATTCAAAGCCCTCCAGAGTACCACTGATATAGGAAACAGTAAGAAGTAGATTCTGCTTTGAAAGGGTTAAAAGATGACAGACTGCATTGCCTGGTCCTCTCTGACGACTCAGCTCTGTCAATTGTTTTTCTGAATTGTAATTATAGCTGACAAGCTCTCCGTCATCACCGGAATTCTCGGTAGCGGCATAGAGTTTCTTTCTTCCGGAATCCCAATGTACCCAGCTTGGATTTTCAATGTCTGTCATTCTGGATTCAATGGATAAGAGTCCTGTTTCTCTATCCTGGCTAATTATATATATCCCTTCTCCGCAGGCATGTGGAGCATGACCCTGAACTTCTGTATAAGAACCAATGAAATAGATATTTTTTCCCAAGTTATCCTCTCCGACTGCTTTTGCTCGAACCCTATCTTTCTATGCTGAGTTATACACCAGACAATTCTATTCCCATTTAAAAAGGACTGAAGAGACCGCAAGAAATAAGAGTGTCATTCCAGCTAATACTATAAGATTCGGCAGGATCTGCATAAATCCGGCTCCATCTATCATAACAGCTCTGGATGCTTCTATAAAATGGGTTAATGGAAATACCCTGGAGGCTGTCTGCATAAATTGAGGAGTCCCTTCCAGAGAAAAGAAAACTCCGGAAAAAATGATCATAGGAAAGGTGAGCAGGTTCATCAGTCCACTTGCAAGTTCTTCACTTTTCAGTCGGGAAGCAAAGATAAGACCGAAAGATATCATACACAGTATCGCAAGAGCGGTGATCAGAATCAGAAGTAGATATGATCCGTTCACCACAAAATGGAGAAATATATTAGTCCCGCCGAATACTGCAATGGAAGTTAGCAGTACAATAATAAAACGGCTGGCCATCTGAGCTGTAATGAAAGTGAAGGGACTCACAGGAGTGGCCTTCATACGTTTCAACACACCATTTTTTCTGTAACGGACAATAACAAAGCCGACTCCGAACATGCAGCTGAAAAGCATATTCATCCCGATCACTCCAGGAACAAGCCAGTCAACATAACGGATTGCTTTACCGCTGATCTCGTTTTCAGTATATCCGGAAAAATCAGATACACTTAAAGTTCTTAAGAGCTCTGAAGAGGCGGATTCCTTATTAAGGTAATAGGACTTGGAATCAAAATCGACAATCATATCGATCTGATGCCGCCTGAGTTTTTCAAGACTCTCTTCAATTTCAATATCATAGGGGATGGTTTCGATTACATTCATCTCCAGAAATGTTCCATTGAGTGATGAGTCATCACCCATAATACCTACTTTGAACATGGAGTCATCTCCACCGCTGAAAGCGACAGAGAATCCAACAACCAACACAATTGGAAAGAGAAGATTCCAGAAAAAGGTTCCCCTGTCCCTTATAAATTCCATAGTTCTTGCATATACAATTGCTGTAAATTGATTCATTAAATATTCCTTGCTGTATGAGCCTGTTCTTGATTTATGAGCGTAACAAAGTTCCAGTTAACTTAAGAAAGAGATCTTCAAGATTTGGTTTTTTTATACTGAGCCCCTCCAGATTTAACTGAGAGGCGAGTAGTTCTCTCATTGTTTTATCCAGATTTTGTGTAGTGATCTCAAGAAGATCTCCCTTCAGGAGTCCCCCCTCAAGATCCAGATCTGTGCGTCCTGAATGAGGAACAGAGACCAGGGCTCCATCAAAATGATTAAGAAGCAGCTGCTCGGGAGTGTCGATCTCCATCAGTTTCCCATGATCCATAATAGCAATCTTATCACAGAGTATTTCTGCTTCTTCCATATAATGAGTCGTGAGGAGGACCGTCGTTTTCTCCGCCTTGATCCTCTTAATAAGATCCCAGAAATTTCGTCTTGCCTGAGGATCGAGACCCGTTGTGGGTTCATCAAGAAAAACCATCTCAGGTCTGGGAATAATCGCCAGCCCAAGGAGCATTCTCTGACGCTGCCCCCCCGAGAGTTTTCTGTTATCCCTGTCAATGATATCCGACAGAGAGCAGATCTCTATAACTTCGTCCATTGTTCTGGGATCAGGATATAGAGATCTGAACAGTTCAAGAGTCTCTTTAACAGTGATAAATTCAGGTAAAGCTGTGTTCTGAAACTGTATTCCAACTTTTTTCTTAAAATTCTGATCGATAATTTTATCTCTGAAATAAACTGTCCCGCTACTGGGAGATAAAATTCCCTCCATCATCTCAATAGTCGTAGTTTTTCCTGCACCGTTGGGACCGAGAAGCCCGAAGCAGATTCCTTCTTCTATGTCAAAACTGATACCGTCGACAGCCTGGACTGTGCCGTAGTTTTTCTTCAGATTATCAATATGCATTATTGTATTCATAGTTAGAAAATAAGCCTCCCGCTGCCCCAAGGCAACATAACTCTGATTTTTTCACAGAAGTCATCAGTTTAATTATTCTGACAATCTGCGAGGATCTTATAGCACATATATTAGTATTTTAATATTATATAAGATAATACTATTTTCACAGTGAAACAATTATTATTGATCGAATTTAATTACTACCCTGAAGACATCCAATTAATCTCTCCCGGGTAAGCTCAAGGAATGGTATAATTGCTGAAAATGAAATTCTGCTGAAAGGTTAAATTTTTATTATCCAAAGTCTTTTAAGAAGGCCGTTTTACCCTTAACATAGATTTCGGACTCATACTTAAAGTAATAATGCAAAAAAGGACTGAAAGAATGATCGGACTGCATGATATCTACAAAATTCTGGACGAGCAGGAAATGAAGGTAAAATGTGAAAAAGTACCCCTTCATAAGGCTGCCGGCCGTTTAATTAATAAAACTGTCTACTCAACTCTGGACTCTCCCCCCTTTGATAAGTCTGCCATGGACGGCTGGGCTGTCCCTACGGGTGATGAGAAAGGTCCCTGGAAGGTAATGGAGACTGTCGCCGCCGGAGACGTTTCTAACAGACCTGCCCTCAAAGTCGGAGAATGTGCCGCTATCATGACAGGGGCAAAAATTCCTGAAGGCTGCGGCAAGGTTATCAGAATAGAATATACCCGCAGGGAAGACGACACTGTTTACCTTGAAACTGATGAGCCTCTGGAAAACATCATATTACAAGGTGAGAATCTCAAAAACGGAGATGCCGTACTGAGCCCCCGCAGACTCTCTCCCGGAGATATCGGTATTCTCGCATCCCTGGGGATGGCAGAAGTAGAAGTAGCCCTTCCTCCCCGGATTGGAATCATTACAACTGGCTCTGAGATAAAAGAACCCGGAGAGCCTCTGGGAGATGGAGAGATCTACAACAGTAACGGCCCTCAGCTTATGGCCCAGACGGCTTCAGTAAACTGCCCCGTCCACTATTACGGAATTACAGTGGATGACCGGAAATCACTCTATGAAATAATCAGAAAGGGAGTTGAAGAAAATGATATTCTTCTTCTCTCAGGGGGAGTCTCCATGGGTGAATTCGACTTTATCCCCGAAACCCTTGAGAAGCTGGGAGTAAGAAAATTCTTCCACAAAGCAGCAATAAAACCGGGACGTCCCATATGGTTCGGCCGCAATGACAGCTGTTTTGTCTTCGGTCTGCCTGGAAATCCCGTCTCCACATATGTCCTTTTTGAAGTATTTGTAAAACATCTGATCTACAGATATTGCGGCCTCGATTACAAACCCGATGTATTAAGAGGAGTACTTGGTAAAGGGATAAGACGACGGACATTCGAAAGAACAGAATTTCTACCTGTCTGTTTCAAAGATGAAAAGGTCTATCCTGTCTCCTATCACGGCTCCTCTCACTTGAATGCCATGGGAGAGGCAGATGGCCTGATAATAGTGGATCAGGGGATCGAAATAGTGGACGAAGGAGCGGTGGTCAATGTTAGACTCCTTTGAACGTGAAATATCTTACTTAAGAATATCAGTTACAGACCGCTGCAATCTGCGATGTATCTACTGCATGCCCGAAGAAGGTGTGGAAAAGAAAAGACACGAAGACTGCCTCAGCTTTGAACAGATAACAGAAATTGCTAAAGAGGCAGTTGCTCTGGGAATCAGTAAAATCCGTCTCACTGGAGGGGAACCTCTTGTCCGGAAAGGTATCTGCGCTCTGGTAGCACAACTTAAGGGGATTGAAGGACTGAAGACTCTCGGTATGACCACAAACGGTCACTATCTGGAACAGTATGCCAAGGGGCTGAAAGAATCCGGACTGGACAGTCTGAATATATCTCTGGATACCCTGGACCCCGAACGCTACTCCTATCTGACCAGGGGTGGGAACATTGAAGAAGTATTGAAAGGAATCGATGCGGCACTGGCTCAGGGATTTCCCGTCAAACTCAATATGGTTGTCTCCGATGATACCGGCCGGGAAGAGATGGAGAGCATGAAGCAGTTCTGTCAGGACAAGGGGATCACTCTCCAGAGAATCAGAGAATATGACCTGAAAGACAACAAGTTCAAAGATGAGGAGATCATCTACCACCGCCCTCCCCCCTGTGCGGCCTGCAATCGTATCCGCCTCCTCTCCAACGGCAAGCTGAAGCCATGCCTTCATTCAGATAATGAAATTACAATTGATATGAACAATATAAAAGAGGGCCTCAAAAAGGCTATTACAGAAAAACCCCGCTGCGGCAGCAGCTGCTCCACCAGAAATATGGTGGAAATCGGAGGATAATAAAATGAAACTCAGTCATATAGATGATGCCGGTCAGGCTCGCATGGTGGATGTCTCGGCCAAGCCGATTATCCACAGAACAGCCACCGCCACTGGAAAAATATTCTGTGCTCCCGAAACTATGACACTGATCAAAGACAATCAGATAAAAAAGGGAGATGTTCTCACCACCGCGAATATTGCAGGAGTCATGGGAGCCAAGCAGACCTCGAGTCTGATTCCCCTCTGTCACAATATTGGGATGGATCAGGTAGTCCTGAATCTTGAAGTGGAAGAGGATGGTGTCAGGATTACAGCTAGAACTGTCTGTTCAGATAAAACCGGGATCGAGATGGAAGCTTTGACAGCGGTCTCTGTTGCGGCTTTAACAATATATGATATGTGCAAGGCCGCCGACAAAAAAATGAGAATAGGCGATATTCATTTGTTGGAAAAGACTAAAACCGAGCTGCCTAATCAATAATCACCAATTAGAGGAATACAAATGAGCGACATGACATCATTCAAAATAGTATCAATAAATATATCAACAAAAAAAGGGGAACAGAAAGTTCCCGTGGACAGTGCCGAACTTAAGGTGGATCACGGCATTGTGGGTGATGCCCATGCAGGAAACTGGCACCGTCAGATCTCCATGCTTGCAGACGAAGATGTTGAAACCATGCGCGGCAAGGGTGTGGAGCTGAACTTCGGCGACTTTGCAGAAAATATCACCACTGTGGGAATTGATCTTGCGGTTCTACCCGTTGGAACAAGAATCATGCTGGGAGACTGTGAAGTGGAAGTCACACAGATTGGAAAAGAGTGTCACCATGGCTGCGCCGTTTTTCAGGCGGTTGGAGACTGTGTCATGCCCCGGAAGGGTATCTTTGTTAAAGTAATAAGCGGAGGAAACATCAGCTGTGACAGTAACTGTACTTACCGTAAGTGACCGGGCAAGTCGGGGAGAATATGAAGATCTTTCCGGGCCTGAAATAGAATCTATTATCAAAGAGAGATATCCGGACTGCAGAGTCCGCCGCCGCATAGTCCCAGATGATAAAGAGCCTATAAAAAAAGCTCTGGAAGATTTCCTGGGGGACGATTACATTATAACGACCGGAGGCACCGGAATTTCTCCAAGAGACATCACCCCTGAAGTCTCTAAAGATTTCTGCAGAAAGGATCTTCCGGGCATTGCCGAAATATTAAGAAGTGAATCTTATAAAGAGACCCCCATGGCCATGTTGAGCCGTGGATATGCAGGATTCATAAATCAGACCATCGTGGTCAATTTCCCCGGTTCCGTAAAGGCTGTCAGACTCTGCACCAAAGTGCTGCTGCCCGTTATGGATCATAGCGGAAAGATGTTTCGAAGTGAGGGCCACTAGCCCCCCTATAAAAAGGAGTATATTCATGGGACATGTGAGTGCAATTTTCATCAAAAAAGACAGGGAATCGCCCCGCCAGGAAATAACTGAGGGAGAGTTTAAAGAGAACTATGGTCTTGTGGGAGATGTAAACTCTGCCGAAGGTCCCAGACAGGTCTGTCTCCTCCGCAAAGAAGACAGAGACCTGGTCACCTTAGACAGCCGCAACGGCCTTTGTTTCGGGCGATTCCTAGAGACTGTTCAGATAGAAGGGATTCCACTGGAGACTCTTACTAAAGACAGCTGGTTCCGCATCGGAGATGCGATCCTCAAGGTGACAGTCATAGGTAAAAAATGCTGGCCTGACTGTGAGATTATTCATAGCAAGTCGACATGTGCTCTCCCTAAGGCCGCCCGTTTTATGGGAGTTCTGGAATCTGGAATTATCCGTGTGGGCGATGAAGTAACCGCAATATAGAAGGGTATATGTTACTTTTCTAATTAAACGTGTTCATATTACTTTATTTCTAATAGCGATATATCATCCTATTACAAAGGATATCCCTTAAGGGTTTAAACACAAAGAAATGAAGACAAAGGACGTCAAAAGCTCAATAATGCCTTAATTTACACAATTACGACCTTTTTTCTTGACAGATATTTAATTCAACAATAACATCCTTAATTGAACATGTTCATTTTCTATTAAGGAGTTATTAATGAAGAAAGTTGTATTATCAGTTTTATGCCTGACTCTGGCCTCTGTTTTATCCTGGTCATCAGGGCAGAATGAAGAAGGACCTGTTGAATTGAATTTCTGGACCTGGCACCCTTCAGCCGAAATTCATCAACCAATCATTGAACAATTTGAAGCAGAAAATGAAGGTGTTACAGTTAATCTGACTGTAATGGAATCCACAGTCTTTCAGGAAAAGTTACCCATAGCTCTGGCCTCTGAAGAGGATCTTGATGTTATTGGTATTCAGGCTGGACTTATGCCCTCTCAGCTCAAAGGTTATATGACGCCTCTGGATGACTATTTTGCATCCGTAGCAGGAAGTGACTGGGAAAAAATATTTAATCCTCTGGATCTCGCAATATCTAAAAATCAGACTGAATCTGATGAACTTCTTTTTATCACCAATGGCCGATATGGTTCAGCAATAGGTCTCTACAATGTTGATATTTTCAATGAATTAGGACTGACAGTTCCAACAACTTATGAAGAGATGAAAGCTGTAGCAGCCGTAATTCAGGAAAAAAGACCTGATATACAGCCGGTTGTCTTCACAGGAGATACATGGTTTCTTGATGAGATGGTTCTGACTATTCTCAGCCAGGAGTCTGATCTTTTCAATGACATAAGATATGCCACAGGCGGTCGATGGGATGATCCCGCCTATGTACAGGCTCTAACAGATTTTAAAAAAATGTTTGATGACGGAGTATTCCAGAATATGAATGATGTCGGATACGGCAGAGCATCCGAACTCTTTGATACAGGTAAAGCAGCGATTTTTTATCAGGGTACATGGGAAGCTCCCAGACTATCCTCAAAATTCAGAAACGACAGGGGTATTGAGCTTAATAATGTGGGTGCCATGCCCATGCCTGTAATGCGAGCAGGTGGTAAAGCTACCCTCCGGGCCTTCCCCGATGGCGGTATGGCAATTCCCGAGTACAGTGAGCATAAATCAGCTGCTGCCAATTTTATATTTTATATGAATGGTGGCGATGGTTTTGACATGATGAATACTGATACCTTCCTTGTTCCCAACAAAGTGAACTCAAAACTACCCGCTGAATTGTTTAATTCTGCTGAAGGAAGAGAGGGATGGGACCTTGTAGTCAAACTGGTTTCGGAATCAACATCACACAGAAATAATATGTCTGCCTTCAGTTCTGTACTGGGCCAGTATATTCAAAAAGTAATCGGCGGTGATTACGGAGATGATATTCAGAGGGCCTGTGAAGAGATACAGAAAGAGTTCGCCACAGGAAAATACGAATAATTAAAACAGAATCTATTGATGGCGAAATACTCTTTCAGGGTATCCGCCATCATCAGGAGAATAACTGCAGTGAGAAGTAAAGAAGTATTAAAAAAAGAAACATCCATGAATGGCAGTAAAACAGCATTTCTATTTCTGTTACCCCTGATGCTGATCCTGGGTGTTTTCCTTATATTCAGTATTCTGTTCATCCTGAAAAACGGATTTTACAAATTGGATTTATCCTTTCGATCTCCCGTATTTGTGGGACTTCAAAATTATAGGATTCTAATCTCTGACTCTCATTTTTTCTTAAGTATTTTAAATAACATAATCTTTGCCAGTGTCGTAGTTCTTTCAGGAATTACACTGGGATTCCTCCTGGCAGTCTTATTGTCATTGAATATTCCTTTCAGTAAAACAATCTTTGCCCTGGTGTTCATCCCCTCTATTTTACCGAGAGCCCTTATAGCAACTGTGTTCAGACAGATGTTTGAACACCATACTGGAAGTGTAAACGGATTCATTTCATTCCTTGGTTTAAGTACCGAAAAACTCATGTGGCTCACCAGTCCCCCGCTTGCATACCTGACTGTTATGGGCCTGTTTGTATATATGATAGGTATCCCTCTTCTCTATTACAATGCCGATCTTGCTTCTATTCCACAGAGTATATTGGAATCAGCCCGTATTGATGGCGCCGGTTTATTTACAATAATGTTCAAAATTATCTATCCACTTGTCTCAAGCAGTCATAAAACAATAATAATTTCATCAGTTCTGGCAAGTTTCAGAATGTTTGAAGTTATCTTCCTCCTTACCCAGAGCGGGCCGGGATTCACGACAGAAATAAGCGGAACCTATATATATAGGTTTACCAGACAGGGTTCTCAGATAGGTTATGTATGTGCTGCATCAACAGTAGTTCTGTTCATCGCACTTCTCATCGCTATTGTACAGACATCCCTGCTTTATAAAAATAAGAAAAAACCATAAGGACTGAAGAATGAGTTCAAATAACGGAATATTAAAAGTAACAGGAATAACAAAACTTCTTGTAAGTATATTTCTTCTCACAATTACAGCTGTCTGGATATTTCCAATGGCTTCAGCCCTCTTCAACTCAATGAAGTTTTTCGGCTTAAAAAATTATGCTTACGTTTTGAGCAGCAAGATGAATGGAATTTACTTTATCCAGGCCCTGCTCAATTCTTTTATTATTGCAGGCATTGCAGTATTTCTGACAACATCTGTTTCCGCCCTTGCAGGATTCTGTTTCTCAAAGATAGATTTCCCTTTCAGAAATGTTCTTTATATTACAACATTGAGTCTTCTCTCTATTCCAGGAGTCACAATCCTGATACCCCTGTTCTTTACACTGAAAAAGATCGGTCTAAATAATACTTTTTTTGCGGTTGCCCTCCCCCAGGTTGCTCTTACACTCCCCTTCGGAGTTCTCTTGATGAGAAATGCCTTTGATGCAATCCATAATGACTATATGGCAGCAGCCTCTATCGACGGTGCGAATATATTTCAGGTCTTCTGGAAAATATACCTTCCCCTAAATGCACCGGCAGCTATTAATCTGGCTATCCTTCAATTTGTATGGTCCTTTCAGGACTTTTTACTTCCCTCTTTCATGTTGTCTAAAAGAAGACTGATGACCGCTACCCAGATGATAAGCAGCTTTAACAGAACCCAGACTATTTCCCCAAAAGACATTGGTGGTTACAACGCAGGAATTGTTTTATTAGCCATCCCGGTCATTATCATTTTCATTATCTTCAGCGGATATA from Oceanispirochaeta sp. M1 includes these protein-coding regions:
- a CDS encoding ABC transporter substrate-binding protein produces the protein MKKVVLSVLCLTLASVLSWSSGQNEEGPVELNFWTWHPSAEIHQPIIEQFEAENEGVTVNLTVMESTVFQEKLPIALASEEDLDVIGIQAGLMPSQLKGYMTPLDDYFASVAGSDWEKIFNPLDLAISKNQTESDELLFITNGRYGSAIGLYNVDIFNELGLTVPTTYEEMKAVAAVIQEKRPDIQPVVFTGDTWFLDEMVLTILSQESDLFNDIRYATGGRWDDPAYVQALTDFKKMFDDGVFQNMNDVGYGRASELFDTGKAAIFYQGTWEAPRLSSKFRNDRGIELNNVGAMPMPVMRAGGKATLRAFPDGGMAIPEYSEHKSAAANFIFYMNGGDGFDMMNTDTFLVPNKVNSKLPAELFNSAEGREGWDLVVKLVSESTSHRNNMSAFSSVLGQYIQKVIGGDYGDDIQRACEEIQKEFATGKYE
- a CDS encoding carbohydrate ABC transporter permease translates to MRSKEVLKKETSMNGSKTAFLFLLPLMLILGVFLIFSILFILKNGFYKLDLSFRSPVFVGLQNYRILISDSHFFLSILNNIIFASVVVLSGITLGFLLAVLLSLNIPFSKTIFALVFIPSILPRALIATVFRQMFEHHTGSVNGFISFLGLSTEKLMWLTSPPLAYLTVMGLFVYMIGIPLLYYNADLASIPQSILESARIDGAGLFTIMFKIIYPLVSSSHKTIIISSVLASFRMFEVIFLLTQSGPGFTTEISGTYIYRFTRQGSQIGYVCAASTVVLFIALLIAIVQTSLLYKNKKKP
- a CDS encoding carbohydrate ABC transporter permease; protein product: MSSNNGILKVTGITKLLVSIFLLTITAVWIFPMASALFNSMKFFGLKNYAYVLSSKMNGIYFIQALLNSFIIAGIAVFLTTSVSALAGFCFSKIDFPFRNVLYITTLSLLSIPGVTILIPLFFTLKKIGLNNTFFAVALPQVALTLPFGVLLMRNAFDAIHNDYMAAASIDGANIFQVFWKIYLPLNAPAAINLAILQFVWSFQDFLLPSFMLSKRRLMTATQMISSFNRTQTISPKDIGGYNAGIVLLAIPVIIIFIIFSGYIKRGLTSGGLKG